From Burkholderia pseudomultivorans, the proteins below share one genomic window:
- a CDS encoding NAD-dependent epimerase/dehydratase family protein: MKILIIGGTGLIGGHAALHLHAQGNHVTLAARKPPAAGSALAQFDVLLRDYVAGDFTRDDLAPFDAIVFAAGNDIRHLPPGTDEAAHWERANVDAVPRFFALARDAGVGRAVLVGSFYPQVAPALVDTVPYVRSRHLADQRVRALATPTFAVCSVNAPFVVGSVPGLRNEMFAAYTGYAQGKLAGLPVYGPAGGSNFISTRSLSEAIWGALQRGEAGHAYLVGDENLSFADYFAAFFRAAGNPQPVPSLDREHPLLPDIAIYTGRGNVVSYEPDPAELALLRYRRGDVQRAVDEVVAHCGAM; the protein is encoded by the coding sequence ATGAAGATCCTGATCATCGGCGGCACCGGCCTGATCGGCGGCCACGCCGCGCTGCACCTGCACGCGCAGGGCAACCACGTGACGCTCGCCGCGCGCAAGCCGCCCGCGGCCGGCAGCGCACTCGCGCAGTTCGACGTGCTGCTGCGCGACTACGTGGCCGGCGACTTCACGCGCGACGATCTCGCACCGTTCGACGCGATCGTGTTCGCGGCCGGCAACGACATCCGCCACCTGCCGCCCGGCACCGACGAAGCAGCTCACTGGGAACGCGCGAACGTCGATGCGGTGCCGCGCTTCTTTGCGCTCGCGCGCGACGCGGGCGTCGGGCGCGCGGTGCTGGTCGGCAGCTTCTATCCGCAGGTCGCGCCGGCGCTCGTCGACACGGTGCCGTACGTGCGTTCGCGCCATCTCGCGGACCAGCGCGTGCGCGCGCTCGCGACGCCGACGTTCGCGGTATGCAGCGTGAACGCGCCGTTCGTCGTCGGATCGGTGCCCGGCCTGCGCAACGAGATGTTCGCCGCGTACACCGGCTATGCGCAGGGCAAGCTCGCGGGCCTGCCCGTATACGGCCCGGCCGGCGGCAGCAACTTCATCTCGACCCGATCGTTGTCCGAAGCGATCTGGGGCGCATTGCAGCGCGGCGAAGCGGGCCACGCCTATCTGGTCGGCGACGAGAATCTCAGCTTTGCCGACTATTTCGCGGCGTTCTTCCGCGCGGCCGGCAATCCGCAGCCGGTGCCGTCGCTCGACCGGGAGCACCCGCTGCTGCCCGACATCGCGATCTATACGGGGCGCGGCAACGTGGTGTCGTACGAGCCCGATCCGGCCGAACTCGCGCTGCTGCGCTACCGGCGCGGCGACGTGCAGCGCGCGGTCGACGAAGTCGTCGCGCACTGCGGCGCAATGTAG
- a CDS encoding SDR family NAD(P)-dependent oxidoreductase, producing the protein MISYTGRTVLITGGGAGIGRACAEAFGAAGARVAVAEIDAARAQDVRHALEAAGVESLVQTVDVTRRDQVDAFARAIDARFGGLDVLVNNVGDFLQIAKPFDDCTDDDIARLFDVNLRQAFIVTRAMLPLLRKRGAGSSIVGVSSIEGFRAIPNCTIYASFKAALTGFTKSLALELGPAGIRVNQIAPETTETPQVPVGAMVAAEHRDHIPRWIPLGRFGAAGDIAGAALFLASPLAAWITGTTLHVDGGALAAAGWYRDPNGFWTNLPVVTGNGFDF; encoded by the coding sequence ATGATTTCATACACCGGCAGGACCGTGCTGATCACCGGCGGCGGCGCGGGCATCGGCCGTGCGTGCGCGGAAGCGTTCGGCGCGGCCGGCGCGCGCGTCGCGGTGGCCGAGATCGACGCCGCCCGCGCGCAGGACGTCCGGCACGCGCTCGAAGCGGCAGGCGTCGAATCGCTGGTGCAGACCGTCGACGTCACGCGCCGCGACCAGGTCGACGCATTCGCGCGCGCGATCGATGCGCGCTTCGGCGGCCTCGACGTGCTCGTCAACAACGTCGGCGACTTCCTGCAGATCGCGAAGCCGTTCGACGACTGTACCGACGACGATATCGCGCGACTGTTCGACGTGAACCTGCGACAGGCATTCATCGTCACGCGCGCGATGCTGCCGCTGCTGCGCAAACGCGGCGCGGGCAGCAGCATCGTCGGCGTGTCGTCGATCGAGGGCTTTCGCGCGATTCCGAACTGCACCATCTACGCGTCGTTCAAGGCCGCGCTGACGGGCTTCACGAAAAGCCTGGCGCTCGAACTCGGGCCGGCCGGCATCCGCGTGAACCAGATCGCGCCCGAGACCACCGAGACGCCGCAGGTGCCGGTCGGCGCGATGGTCGCGGCCGAGCACCGCGACCACATCCCGCGCTGGATTCCGCTCGGACGCTTCGGCGCGGCCGGCGACATCGCAGGCGCCGCGCTGTTCCTCGCCAGCCCGCTCGCCGCCTGGATCACCGGCACGACGCTGCACGTCGACGGCGGCGCGCTCGCGGCGGCCGGCTGGTATCGCGACCCGAACGGCTTCTGGACGAACCTGCCCGTCGTCACGGGCAACGGCTTCGATTTCTGA
- a CDS encoding SDR family NAD(P)-dependent oxidoreductase → MRASLPLDGRTALVTGGAGGIGAACAHALLADGAAVVLTGRRRDALERAQRQLTDAVPGGRVAIHAGDACDADDLQRALDAAWALNGRLDIAVPTVGGAGFRPLLMHDADSFRAEIDLNLHSAFVAIRHAAPRLADSGGGAIVCISSTAARINFRWLSAYCAAKAALEALVRGAAEELAGARIRVNAVRPGLTRSEATAPMFDNRALVDAFLEQIPLGTLGEPEAIAHAVRYLAGPESGWVTGQSFAVDGGHELRTNPRVDDTIAQLYGTAALDAVKAGRAPDAA, encoded by the coding sequence ATGCGCGCTTCGCTTCCCCTCGACGGCCGGACCGCGCTCGTGACGGGCGGCGCCGGCGGCATCGGCGCGGCCTGTGCGCACGCGCTGCTCGCGGACGGCGCAGCCGTCGTGCTGACCGGCCGCCGCCGCGACGCGCTCGAACGCGCACAGCGGCAGCTGACCGACGCGGTGCCGGGCGGCCGCGTCGCGATCCATGCGGGCGACGCCTGCGACGCGGACGATCTGCAGCGCGCGCTCGACGCCGCATGGGCGCTGAACGGCCGGCTCGACATCGCCGTGCCGACGGTCGGCGGCGCCGGCTTCAGGCCGCTGCTGATGCACGACGCCGACAGCTTTCGCGCCGAAATCGACCTGAACCTGCACAGTGCGTTCGTCGCGATCCGTCATGCCGCACCGCGGCTCGCCGACAGCGGCGGCGGCGCGATCGTCTGCATCTCGTCGACGGCCGCGCGGATCAACTTCCGCTGGCTCAGCGCGTACTGCGCCGCGAAAGCCGCGCTCGAAGCGCTCGTGCGCGGCGCGGCCGAGGAACTGGCCGGCGCGCGGATCCGCGTGAACGCGGTGCGTCCGGGCCTCACGCGCTCGGAAGCGACCGCGCCGATGTTCGACAACCGCGCGCTCGTCGACGCGTTTCTCGAACAGATCCCGCTCGGCACGCTCGGCGAACCCGAAGCGATCGCGCACGCGGTGCGCTATCTCGCGGGCCCCGAGTCGGGCTGGGTCACCGGCCAGAGCTTCGCGGTCGACGGCGGGCACGAACTGCGCACGAACCCGCGCGTCGACGACACGATCGCGCAGCTCTACGGCACGGCCGCGCTCGACGCGGTGAAAGCCGGCCGCGCGCCGGACGCCGCATGA
- a CDS encoding nuclear transport factor 2 family protein: MTDSPPRDALYELACRYAQAVDRRDWPRLATLFTPDAQLAGPGFRFDDRDAIVAGMNAIARYETTQHHVHNQLVTLDGGAAEVETYGVACHVYVRDGVRRKLDWGLRYRDRCVFDGGTWRFAARTLHVDWSQDLPLEG, translated from the coding sequence ATGACCGATTCACCTCCTCGCGACGCGCTGTACGAACTCGCGTGCCGCTATGCGCAGGCCGTCGATCGTCGCGACTGGCCGCGTCTCGCGACGCTGTTTACGCCCGATGCGCAGCTCGCCGGGCCCGGCTTCCGGTTCGACGATCGCGACGCGATCGTCGCCGGCATGAACGCGATCGCGCGCTACGAGACCACCCAGCATCACGTGCACAACCAGCTCGTCACGCTCGACGGCGGCGCGGCCGAGGTCGAGACCTACGGCGTCGCGTGCCACGTCTACGTGCGCGACGGCGTGAGGCGCAAGCTCGACTGGGGGCTGCGCTACCGCGACCGCTGCGTGTTCGACGGCGGCACGTGGCGTTTCGCCGCGCGCACGCTGCATGTCGACTGGTCGCAAGACCTGCCGCTGGAGGGCTGA
- a CDS encoding FAD-dependent oxidoreductase: MSSEYSLTRPLNARDVRRWDAEHDVVIVGFGAAGACAAIEAAGAGADTLIVERASSHGGTSALSGGEIYLGGSGGTPAQRQAGFRDETADLYRYLMLAGGPDVDEAKVRLYADQSLAHHDWLVAQGLTYKNTFIAERIVEPETDDCLIWSGSEEAWPFSEAAKPCPRGHTPQWPGWGGGQMLMRVLAERVQALGVATRYDTRALALIVDDGGAVCGVVLRAYGETACVRARRAVILCAGGFAMNRDMVRQHAPQFLRSDEPIGSPGDDGSGILLGQSAGGAAIHMDQGFVSLPFYAPESLIRGIFVNARGQRFINEDGYHGRTGHYAFHQAGDRIYLLVDQATYQAPPAIARIGIAAAGETWDEVERDLQMPAGTLTATVEVYNRHAAEGVDPLFHKAGKWLKPLIEPPFVALDCRIDYAFYPHFTLGGLDTLPTGQVVDATRAPVPGLYAAGRTACGLPRWGAGYSSGLSLADATFFGRQAGRHAAQAARDALRSAA; this comes from the coding sequence ATGTCATCCGAATACTCCCTGACTCGCCCCCTGAACGCCCGCGACGTGCGTCGCTGGGATGCCGAACACGACGTCGTGATCGTCGGCTTCGGCGCGGCCGGTGCGTGCGCGGCGATCGAAGCCGCCGGCGCCGGCGCCGACACGCTGATCGTCGAGCGCGCCTCGAGCCACGGCGGCACGAGCGCGCTGTCGGGCGGCGAGATCTACCTCGGCGGCAGCGGCGGCACGCCCGCGCAGCGGCAGGCCGGCTTTCGCGACGAAACCGCGGATTTGTACCGCTACCTGATGCTGGCGGGCGGCCCCGACGTCGACGAAGCGAAGGTGCGGCTCTATGCGGACCAGAGCCTCGCGCATCACGACTGGCTCGTCGCGCAGGGGCTCACGTACAAGAACACCTTCATCGCCGAGCGGATCGTCGAGCCCGAAACCGACGACTGCCTGATCTGGTCCGGCAGCGAGGAGGCCTGGCCGTTCAGCGAGGCCGCCAAGCCGTGTCCGCGCGGCCACACGCCGCAATGGCCGGGCTGGGGCGGCGGGCAGATGCTGATGCGCGTGCTGGCCGAGCGCGTGCAGGCGCTCGGCGTCGCGACGCGCTACGACACGCGTGCGCTCGCGCTGATCGTCGACGACGGTGGCGCGGTGTGCGGTGTCGTGCTGCGCGCGTATGGCGAGACGGCCTGCGTACGCGCGCGGCGCGCGGTGATCCTGTGCGCCGGCGGCTTCGCGATGAATCGCGACATGGTGCGGCAGCATGCGCCGCAATTCCTGCGCTCGGACGAACCGATCGGCAGCCCCGGCGACGACGGTTCCGGCATCCTGCTCGGCCAGAGTGCGGGCGGCGCCGCGATCCACATGGACCAGGGCTTCGTGAGCCTGCCGTTCTATGCGCCCGAGTCGCTGATCCGCGGCATTTTCGTGAACGCGCGCGGACAGCGCTTCATCAACGAGGACGGCTACCACGGCCGGACCGGCCATTACGCGTTCCACCAGGCCGGCGACCGCATCTACCTGCTCGTCGATCAGGCGACGTACCAGGCGCCGCCGGCCATCGCGCGGATCGGAATCGCGGCTGCGGGCGAGACGTGGGACGAAGTCGAGCGCGACCTGCAGATGCCGGCCGGCACGCTGACGGCGACCGTGGAAGTCTACAACCGGCATGCGGCCGAAGGCGTCGATCCGCTGTTCCACAAGGCGGGGAAGTGGCTGAAGCCGCTGATCGAGCCGCCGTTCGTCGCGCTCGACTGCCGGATCGACTATGCGTTCTATCCGCATTTCACGCTCGGCGGGCTCGATACGCTGCCGACCGGGCAGGTCGTCGACGCGACGCGTGCGCCGGTGCCGGGCCTCTACGCTGCCGGCCGCACCGCGTGCGGGCTGCCGCGCTGGGGCGCCGGCTACAGTTCGGGACTGTCGCTGGCCGATGCGACCTTCTTCGGCCGGCAGGCCGGCCGTCACGCCGCGCAGGCGGCGCGCGACGCGTTGCGCAGCGCCGCGTAG